From one Rhizobium rosettiformans genomic stretch:
- the clpB gene encoding ATP-dependent chaperone ClpB: protein MNIEKYSERVRGFLQSAQTYALSEGHQQFTPEHVLKVLLDDEQGMASSLISRAGGDAKAVRIANDAALAKLPKVSGGNGQVYLAQPLAKVFSTAEDAAKKAGDSFVTVERLLLALAIESSASTSASLKKGGVTANALNQVINEVRKGRTADGANAEAGFDALKKYARDLTAEAREGRLDPVIGRDDEIRRTIQVLSRRTKNNPVLIGEPGVGKTAIAEGLALRIINGDVPESLKEKKLMALDMGALIAGAKYRGEFEERLKAVLNEVQAENGEIILFIDEMHTLVGAGKADGAMDASNLLKPALARGELHCVGATTLDEYRKHVEKDPALARRFQPVMVEEPTVEDTISILRGLKEKYEQHHKVRISDSALVAAATLSNRYITDRFLPDKAIDLMDEAASRLRMQVDSKPEELDELDRRIIQLKIEREALKKETDAASADRLARLETELTSLEEEADALTARWQAEKQKLGLAADLKRQLDEARNELAIAQRQGEFQRAGELAYGVIPKLEKELVDAEAQDGSAAGNMVQEVVNPDGIAHVVSRWTGIPVDKMLEGERDKLLRMEDDLAKSVVGQGDAVQAVSRAVRRARAGLQDPNRPIGSFIFLGPTGVGKTELTKSLARFLFDDETAMVRLDMSEYMEKHSVARLIGAPPGYVGYEEGGALTEAVRRKPYQVVLFDEIEKAHPDVFNVLLQVLDDGRLTDGQGRTVDFKNTIIIMTSNLGADYLTSLGEDQDVDQVREQVMDVVKASFRPEFLNRVDEIILFHRLRRTEMGAIVDMQMKRLLSLLSERKIRIDLAPDARAWLADKGYDPVYGARPLKRVIQKYLQDPLAEQILSGQVLDGSDVTIEAGSDRLLISPKASVSAAA, encoded by the coding sequence ATGAATATCGAGAAATATTCCGAACGCGTGCGCGGTTTTCTGCAATCGGCGCAGACCTATGCCCTGTCGGAAGGGCACCAGCAGTTCACACCCGAACATGTGTTGAAGGTTCTGCTCGATGATGAGCAGGGCATGGCCTCCTCGCTGATCAGCCGTGCTGGCGGTGATGCCAAGGCCGTGCGGATCGCCAATGATGCAGCCCTTGCCAAGCTGCCCAAAGTGTCCGGGGGCAATGGCCAGGTCTATCTGGCGCAGCCGCTTGCCAAGGTGTTTTCGACCGCAGAAGACGCGGCCAAGAAGGCCGGCGACAGCTTTGTCACTGTCGAGCGTCTTCTGCTGGCGCTTGCGATCGAGTCTTCCGCTTCTACTTCGGCTTCGCTGAAGAAGGGCGGCGTGACTGCGAATGCGCTCAACCAGGTGATCAACGAGGTCCGCAAGGGCCGGACCGCTGACGGCGCCAATGCCGAAGCGGGCTTCGACGCCTTGAAGAAATATGCGCGGGATCTGACGGCTGAAGCGCGCGAAGGCAGGCTCGATCCGGTCATCGGACGTGACGACGAGATTCGGCGCACGATCCAGGTTCTGTCGCGTCGCACGAAGAACAATCCCGTTCTGATCGGCGAACCCGGCGTCGGCAAGACGGCGATTGCCGAGGGTCTGGCGCTGCGCATCATCAATGGCGATGTGCCGGAAAGCCTGAAAGAGAAGAAGCTGATGGCACTCGACATGGGTGCCCTGATTGCCGGTGCCAAATATCGCGGCGAATTCGAGGAGCGGCTGAAGGCCGTGCTCAACGAGGTGCAGGCCGAAAACGGCGAGATCATCCTGTTCATCGACGAGATGCACACGCTTGTTGGTGCCGGCAAGGCCGATGGCGCCATGGATGCCTCCAACCTCCTGAAACCGGCGCTGGCGCGCGGTGAACTCCACTGCGTCGGCGCGACCACGCTCGACGAATACCGCAAGCATGTCGAAAAGGACCCGGCGCTTGCCCGGCGCTTCCAGCCTGTCATGGTCGAGGAACCGACGGTCGAGGATACGATCTCGATCCTGCGCGGCCTGAAGGAAAAGTATGAACAGCATCACAAGGTGCGGATCTCCGATTCCGCTCTGGTTGCTGCCGCGACGCTCTCGAACCGCTACATCACCGACCGCTTCCTGCCCGACAAGGCGATCGACCTGATGGACGAAGCCGCCTCGCGGCTCCGGATGCAGGTGGATTCCAAGCCCGAAGAGCTCGACGAACTCGATCGCCGCATCATTCAGCTGAAGATCGAGCGCGAAGCGCTGAAGAAGGAAACCGATGCGGCCTCCGCCGACCGGCTCGCGCGTCTTGAGACCGAGCTCACCTCGCTTGAGGAAGAGGCGGATGCACTGACGGCCCGCTGGCAGGCGGAAAAGCAGAAGCTCGGCCTTGCCGCCGATCTCAAGCGGCAGCTCGACGAAGCCCGCAACGAGCTTGCGATCGCGCAGCGTCAGGGTGAATTCCAGCGCGCCGGCGAACTCGCCTATGGCGTGATCCCGAAGCTCGAAAAGGAGCTGGTGGATGCCGAAGCGCAGGATGGTTCGGCCGCCGGCAACATGGTACAGGAGGTGGTCAACCCCGACGGCATTGCCCATGTCGTCTCGCGCTGGACCGGTATCCCTGTCGATAAGATGCTGGAAGGCGAGCGCGACAAGCTGCTTCGAATGGAAGACGACCTGGCCAAATCGGTCGTCGGTCAGGGGGATGCGGTGCAAGCGGTGTCGCGTGCGGTGCGCCGTGCGCGTGCCGGTCTGCAGGATCCGAATCGGCCGATCGGCTCGTTCATCTTTCTCGGCCCCACCGGCGTCGGCAAGACCGAACTCACCAAGTCGCTTGCGCGCTTCCTGTTCGATGACGAGACGGCCATGGTTCGCCTCGACATGTCGGAATACATGGAGAAGCACTCGGTCGCCCGGCTGATCGGAGCGCCTCCGGGCTATGTCGGTTACGAGGAAGGCGGAGCGCTGACGGAAGCGGTGCGGCGCAAGCCCTACCAGGTCGTGTTGTTCGACGAAATCGAGAAGGCACATCCTGACGTCTTCAACGTTCTCCTTCAGGTGCTCGACGACGGGCGTCTGACGGACGGGCAGGGCCGGACGGTCGACTTCAAGAACACGATCATCATCATGACCTCGAATCTCGGGGCCGATTATCTGACCAGCCTCGGCGAGGATCAGGATGTCGACCAGGTTCGTGAGCAGGTGATGGACGTGGTCAAGGCCTCGTTCCGACCGGAATTCCTCAACCGTGTCGATGAGATTATCCTCTTCCACCGGCTGCGCCGGACGGAGATGGGCGCGATCGTCGATATGCAGATGAAGCGGCTTTTGTCGCTGCTTTCGGAGCGCAAAATCCGCATCGATCTCGCTCCGGACGCCCGCGCCTGGCTCGCCGACAAGGGTTATGACCCGGTCTATGGTGCTCGTCCGCTGAAGCGGGTGATCCAGAAATACCTGCAGGACCCGCTCGCCGAGCAGATCCTCTCCGGTCAGGTGCTCGATGGATCCGATGTGACGATCGAGGCGGGCAGCGACCGGTTGTTGATCTCTCCAAAGGCTTCGGTGAGCGCTGCGGCTTAA
- a CDS encoding DUF4167 domain-containing protein: protein MRPGQQNKRGRGRNNNGGGGGGGGNNFNRKGQNPLTRTYDSSGPDVKIRGTAQHIAEKYSTLARDAQSAGDRVMAENYLQHAEHYNRIIAAAQSQMQERFQRDDRDGGDDRQDYNERDGEDFDGSDDNAAQGSERPQQQAPQPQQQNRQQHERRQREPREPQAQPQPQAEIAGTGPQPVIEDMPVEAAAAAAESQAEAGAERQPRRRNAGNRPRRQPRRSAASDEGGEGGEAGEGGNGDGGEAPALAEAASE, encoded by the coding sequence ATGAGGCCAGGACAGCAGAATAAGCGTGGTCGGGGGCGTAACAACAATGGCGGCGGTGGCGGCGGCGGTGGAAACAATTTCAACCGCAAGGGCCAGAACCCGCTCACCCGGACCTATGACAGCTCCGGCCCCGATGTGAAGATCCGCGGCACCGCCCAGCACATCGCCGAGAAATATTCCACGCTCGCTCGCGATGCCCAGAGCGCCGGCGACCGCGTCATGGCGGAAAACTACCTGCAGCACGCCGAGCACTATAACCGCATCATTGCGGCCGCTCAGTCGCAGATGCAGGAACGCTTCCAGCGTGACGACCGCGATGGCGGCGACGACCGACAGGACTACAACGAACGGGACGGCGAAGATTTCGACGGCTCGGACGACAATGCCGCCCAGGGCAGCGAGCGTCCGCAGCAGCAGGCCCCGCAGCCGCAGCAACAAAACCGTCAGCAGCACGAGCGTCGTCAGCGGGAGCCGCGCGAGCCACAGGCCCAGCCGCAGCCGCAGGCGGAAATCGCCGGTACGGGGCCGCAGCCGGTCATCGAAGACATGCCGGTGGAAGCCGCAGCCGCTGCTGCCGAGAGCCAGGCGGAAGCCGGTGCCGAGCGCCAGCCGCGCCGTCGCAATGCCGGCAACCGTCCGCGTCGTCAGCCGCGCCGCAGCGCTGCCAGTGATGAAGGCGGCGAAGGTGGTGAAGCTGGCGAAGGTGGAAACGGCGACGGCGGCGAAGCACCCGCTCTTGCCGAAGCCGCTTCGGAATGA
- a CDS encoding M23 family metallopeptidase encodes MTTDRDLMRSLGGEPPILADGLRAPDRREISLRWLSGTFLTGITSCILMGVALFAALDGRQQLAIPAEAFAVVPPDLGDGSAEETMRGDRIFAPKIAARPVDKAILDVPTVFKDGEREVVRKLPFAHVKMVLAADYANQERYPRFDPLAIFATDDTPPAVANRTGSLYGSDVESEVILKSSPFPTVPNKPLAGEMTFDEVEENVRSNGSVLTDGNAQVAALYYIDPRRFDAEETGLDLSVGMAARIVEENMSVAEPEIITPMTPEYADDILPVRRPQSVAALMQAAGYPESKAEDVGKALAPFMKGDELVEGDVIRVGLLQRGEEVRLVRFSLYHRADHIVTMAVNDVGRLVEGAEPPELDAVAGAFETSQPALMSGRDLPRVYDGIYRAALSYGMNQDLTAQVIRLLAANVDFQAQLKPTDMLEAIFSVTDDEGRATEDSDLLYVRARFGDSITQFYRFQDPEDGSIDYFDENGKSIRQFLLRNPVPNGRFTSGFGMRRHPILGYSRMHTGVDWAAPRGTPIISAGNGVVEKAGWASGYGNQTLIRHANGYVTSYNHQSGIAKGVVPGAKVTQGQVIGFVGSTGASTGSHLHYELIVNGTKVDAMKVRLPGGKALEGTALAAFQQERQRIDTLLQTGGRPAQVASR; translated from the coding sequence ATGACGACAGACCGCGACCTGATGCGCTCGCTTGGTGGTGAGCCTCCGATCCTGGCCGACGGTCTTCGTGCGCCCGATCGCCGGGAGATCTCCCTGCGCTGGCTGTCCGGCACCTTCCTCACCGGCATCACCTCCTGCATTCTGATGGGCGTTGCCTTGTTTGCCGCACTCGACGGCCGCCAGCAGCTCGCCATCCCGGCCGAAGCCTTTGCCGTGGTGCCGCCCGATCTCGGCGACGGTTCCGCCGAGGAAACCATGCGTGGCGACAGGATCTTCGCCCCCAAGATCGCCGCCCGCCCGGTCGACAAGGCCATTCTCGACGTGCCAACCGTCTTCAAGGACGGTGAGCGCGAGGTGGTCCGCAAGCTGCCCTTCGCCCATGTGAAGATGGTTCTTGCTGCCGACTATGCCAATCAGGAGCGCTATCCGCGTTTCGACCCGCTGGCGATCTTCGCCACCGACGACACGCCCCCGGCGGTCGCCAATCGCACCGGCTCGCTTTATGGTTCGGATGTCGAGTCCGAGGTCATCCTGAAGTCGAGCCCTTTTCCGACGGTTCCGAACAAGCCACTGGCCGGCGAAATGACTTTCGACGAGGTCGAAGAGAATGTGCGCTCGAACGGCTCCGTGCTGACCGACGGCAATGCCCAGGTCGCGGCCCTCTACTATATCGATCCGCGTCGCTTCGATGCCGAGGAAACGGGGCTCGATCTCTCCGTCGGCATGGCCGCGCGCATCGTTGAAGAAAACATGAGCGTTGCCGAACCGGAGATCATCACACCGATGACACCGGAATATGCCGACGACATCCTGCCGGTCCGACGACCGCAATCGGTGGCCGCGCTAATGCAGGCCGCCGGCTACCCTGAGTCCAAGGCCGAGGATGTCGGCAAGGCACTGGCGCCTTTCATGAAGGGCGACGAGCTCGTCGAGGGCGACGTGATCCGCGTCGGGCTCTTGCAGCGTGGTGAAGAGGTCCGCCTTGTGCGCTTCTCCCTCTACCACCGGGCCGATCATATCGTGACGATGGCCGTCAATGACGTAGGCCGCCTCGTCGAGGGTGCCGAACCGCCGGAACTCGATGCCGTGGCGGGTGCCTTCGAGACCTCCCAGCCGGCGCTGATGTCCGGCCGCGATCTGCCACGCGTCTATGACGGCATTTATCGCGCTGCCCTGTCCTACGGGATGAACCAGGATCTGACGGCCCAGGTCATCCGGCTTCTCGCCGCCAATGTCGATTTCCAGGCACAGTTGAAGCCGACCGACATGCTCGAAGCCATCTTCTCCGTCACCGACGATGAAGGTCGCGCGACCGAGGACAGCGATCTCCTCTATGTGCGCGCCCGCTTCGGCGACTCGATCACCCAGTTCTACCGCTTCCAGGATCCCGAAGACGGATCGATCGACTATTTCGACGAAAACGGCAAATCGATCCGCCAGTTCCTGCTGAGAAACCCCGTTCCGAACGGCCGCTTCACCTCCGGCTTCGGCATGCGCCGACATCCGATCCTCGGTTACTCGCGCATGCATACCGGCGTCGACTGGGCAGCTCCGCGCGGCACGCCGATCATTTCCGCCGGCAATGGCGTCGTCGAGAAAGCCGGCTGGGCATCCGGCTACGGCAATCAGACGCTGATCCGCCATGCCAATGGTTATGTCACCTCCTATAATCACCAGAGCGGCATCGCCAAGGGAGTCGTACCCGGCGCCAAGGTCACTCAGGGCCAGGTGATCGGCTTCGTCGGCTCGACCGGCGCATCGACCGGCTCCCACCTACATTACGAACTGATCGTCAACGGCACGAAGGTCGACGCGATGAAGGTCCGCCTGCCGGGTGGCAAGGCGCTCGAAGGCACAGCACTTGCCGCCTTCCAGCAGGAGCGCCAGCGTATCGACACCCTGTTGCAAACCGGTGGACGCCCGGCCCAGGTCGCAAGCCGGTGA
- the prmC gene encoding peptide chain release factor N(5)-glutamine methyltransferase, whose protein sequence is MDAAPSAKSLIVEARRRFEAAGLDDAAGDARVLVCGLLELSPTSLLLEDEKPVSSEGAARVEAGVLRRLAREPVHRILGRREFYGLDLALSAGTLEPRPDTEILVDVILPHLNSMVAQGRKPRLVDLGTGTGAIALALLHECPEAEAVGIDISEDALKTAADNAERNGLASRFATLAGPWFDKTTERFDLIVSNPPYIRSDVVKGLEPEVTKFDPMAALDGGPDGLDAYRAIAEGSSRHLEDQGLIGLEIGFDQREDVTQIFELAGFSLVEERRDYGDNDRVLVFAKRLD, encoded by the coding sequence GATTCGAGGCGGCCGGATTGGACGATGCTGCTGGTGATGCGCGGGTTCTTGTCTGTGGCCTTCTCGAGCTTAGCCCCACGTCCCTGTTGCTCGAGGATGAGAAGCCGGTTTCATCCGAAGGCGCGGCACGGGTGGAGGCGGGCGTACTTCGGCGGCTCGCTCGCGAACCGGTCCATCGTATCCTCGGCCGGCGTGAATTCTACGGGCTCGATCTCGCGCTGTCGGCCGGCACGCTCGAACCGCGACCGGATACGGAAATCCTGGTTGACGTTATCCTGCCACATCTCAACTCTATGGTGGCGCAAGGTCGCAAGCCGAGACTTGTCGATCTTGGAACGGGAACCGGAGCAATCGCGCTTGCGCTGCTTCACGAATGTCCCGAGGCCGAGGCTGTCGGGATCGATATCTCCGAAGATGCCTTGAAGACAGCCGCTGACAATGCCGAGCGCAACGGGCTGGCGTCACGGTTTGCCACGCTGGCAGGTCCCTGGTTCGACAAGACGACCGAACGCTTCGACCTCATCGTTTCCAATCCGCCCTATATCCGCAGCGATGTGGTCAAGGGACTGGAACCGGAAGTAACCAAGTTTGATCCGATGGCCGCGCTGGATGGTGGTCCGGATGGGCTCGACGCCTATCGCGCGATTGCCGAGGGCTCGTCGAGACACCTCGAAGATCAAGGGCTCATCGGTCTGGAGATCGGTTTCGACCAGCGCGAGGACGTAACGCAAATATTTGAACTGGCAGGTTTTTCCCTTGTCGAAGAGCGCCGCGATTACGGCGATAACGACCGTGTCCTGGTGTTTGCGAAGCGGCTTGATTAG